From a single Streptomyces misionensis genomic region:
- a CDS encoding peptidoglycan recognition protein family protein — MLLGSLPGLLALLVLALYAWGGSRPTRVPPDRPAALDLGRPAAVHRAGRPLIVPRSVWAGTTAGHSQPPPRYDDKVIAVFVHHTDSPNGYRCADTPEIIRRLYAGQTGRRRWDDIGYNFLVDRCGTVYEGRAGGADRPVVGAHAQGFNHRTAGIAAIGTFTAGVPVPHALTDAIAALAAWKLGLSDVDPRARVRLVSSNGLSRFRAGTTATLPAVAGHDAGFMTSCPGAALTARLPEIRQTAARLQGRTGPQSLNRSHSRG; from the coding sequence GTGCTGCTGGGCTCCCTGCCCGGCCTCCTGGCCCTCCTCGTGCTCGCCCTGTACGCGTGGGGCGGGAGCCGTCCCACCCGGGTGCCGCCCGACCGGCCCGCCGCCCTCGACCTCGGGCGCCCGGCCGCCGTCCACCGCGCCGGCCGGCCGCTCATCGTGCCCCGCTCCGTCTGGGCCGGCACCACCGCCGGGCACTCCCAGCCGCCGCCGCGCTACGACGACAAGGTGATCGCGGTCTTCGTGCACCACACCGACTCGCCCAACGGCTACCGGTGCGCCGACACCCCCGAGATCATCCGCCGCCTGTACGCCGGGCAGACCGGCCGGCGGCGGTGGGACGACATCGGCTACAACTTCCTCGTCGACCGCTGCGGCACCGTCTACGAGGGCCGCGCCGGGGGCGCCGACCGGCCCGTCGTCGGCGCCCACGCGCAGGGCTTCAACCACCGCACCGCCGGGATCGCCGCCATCGGCACCTTCACCGCGGGCGTGCCGGTGCCACACGCCCTGACCGACGCCATCGCCGCGCTGGCCGCCTGGAAGCTGGGCCTCTCCGACGTCGATCCGCGCGCCCGGGTGCGCCTGGTCTCCAGCAACGGCCTGAGCCGCTTCCGCGCCGGCACCACCGCCACCCTGCCCGCCGTGGCGGGACACGACGCCGGCTTCATGACCAGCTGCCCCGGCGCCGCCCTCACCGCCCGCCTGCCCGAGATCAGACAGACGGCCGCGCGCCTCCAGGGCCGGACCGGACCTCAGTCCCTGAACCGGTCCCACAGCCGCGGGTAG
- a CDS encoding MarP family serine protease yields MDLLDLLLVLVILLYAASGYRRGLVAGCVSLAGFVGGAVVGVWALPWVTGHVARGSAAATVLAVLTVLVPAAVGHELAGRLALRLRGGLDRGPLRVVDGIGGAAANAVAVLIVAWVAASVLSAAPSPALTTAIRDSSLLGAVQRTMPDTTPAWFSRATSALTDAGFPQVFNPFENESTARVPRPTGDSVTPAATNAAKLSTVKIEGISGSEGREGSGFVFASERVMTNAHVVAGIAHPSVRVGGVGVAYPARVVLFDPDRDVAVLYVPGLRAPVLHFDTGASRGDSAVVAGYPQDGSLNLQAATVGNLVRATGQNIYSDGAVTREIYSIRSTVRPGNSGGPLLTTDGRVFGVVFARSTSDAETGYVLTAAEVAPDARRAATATEPVDTGALVG; encoded by the coding sequence GTGGACCTGCTCGACCTGCTGCTGGTGCTGGTGATCCTCCTGTACGCCGCGTCGGGGTACCGGCGTGGCCTGGTGGCCGGCTGCGTGTCGCTGGCCGGGTTCGTCGGCGGCGCGGTCGTCGGCGTGTGGGCGCTGCCCTGGGTGACGGGCCACGTGGCCCGGGGCTCGGCGGCGGCGACGGTGCTCGCGGTGCTGACCGTGCTGGTGCCCGCGGCGGTGGGGCACGAGCTGGCGGGCCGGCTCGCGCTGCGGCTGCGCGGCGGCCTGGACCGGGGCCCGCTGCGGGTGGTGGACGGGATCGGGGGCGCGGCGGCCAACGCGGTGGCCGTGCTGATCGTGGCCTGGGTGGCGGCGAGCGTGCTCAGCGCGGCCCCCTCGCCCGCGCTGACCACGGCGATCCGGGACTCCTCGCTGCTGGGCGCGGTGCAGCGGACGATGCCGGACACCACCCCCGCCTGGTTCTCCCGGGCCACCTCGGCGCTGACGGACGCGGGTTTCCCGCAGGTCTTCAACCCGTTCGAGAACGAGTCGACGGCCCGGGTGCCGCGCCCCACCGGCGACAGCGTGACGCCCGCCGCGACGAACGCCGCCAAGCTGAGCACGGTGAAGATCGAGGGCATCTCGGGCAGCGAGGGCCGGGAGGGCAGCGGCTTCGTCTTCGCCTCGGAGCGGGTGATGACCAACGCGCACGTGGTGGCGGGCATCGCGCACCCGAGCGTGCGGGTGGGCGGGGTCGGGGTGGCGTACCCGGCCCGGGTGGTGCTCTTCGACCCCGACCGGGACGTGGCGGTGCTGTACGTACCGGGGCTGCGCGCGCCGGTGCTGCACTTCGACACCGGTGCCTCGCGTGGGGACTCGGCCGTGGTGGCGGGCTATCCGCAGGACGGCAGCCTGAACCTCCAGGCCGCGACGGTGGGGAACCTGGTGCGGGCGACCGGGCAGAACATCTACAGCGACGGCGCGGTCACCCGGGAGATCTACTCGATCCGTTCCACGGTCCGGCCGGGCAACTCCGGCGGCCCGCTGCTGACCACGGACGGGCGGGTGTTCGGGGTGGTCTTCGCCCGCTCCACCTCGGACGCCGAGACGGGGTACGTACTGACGGCGGCCGAGGTGGCGCCCGACGCCCGGCGGGCGGCCACGGCGACCGAACCGGTGGACACGGGCGCGCTGGTGGGCTGA
- a CDS encoding GNAT family N-acetyltransferase has protein sequence MPEPHIRPAVPDDDEHLALLDGSLWSTLHAVTPRPEPPYPPFFGERHPVGDFLVAEVDGRVAGYVRLAQTIPLASHAHVLSIQGFAVAEEARGRGVGRALIRAAVTEARARGARRLTLRVLGHNTPARRLYESEGFAVEGVLPGEFLLDGAYVDDVCMGRSL, from the coding sequence ATGCCCGAGCCGCACATACGCCCCGCCGTGCCCGACGACGACGAGCACCTCGCCCTCCTCGACGGGTCCCTCTGGTCCACCCTGCACGCGGTCACGCCCCGCCCCGAGCCGCCGTACCCGCCGTTCTTCGGCGAGCGCCACCCCGTCGGGGACTTCCTCGTCGCCGAGGTGGACGGGCGCGTGGCCGGCTACGTCCGCCTCGCCCAGACGATCCCGCTCGCCTCCCACGCCCACGTGCTCAGCATCCAGGGCTTCGCGGTCGCCGAGGAGGCCCGCGGCCGGGGAGTGGGCCGGGCGCTGATCCGGGCCGCCGTCACCGAGGCCCGCGCGCGCGGGGCGCGCCGCCTCACCCTGCGCGTGCTCGGCCACAACACCCCGGCCCGCAGGCTCTACGAGTCCGAGGGCTTCGCCGTGGAGGGCGTCCTGCCCGGCGAGTTCCTGCTCGACGGCGCCTACGTGGACGACGTCTGCATGGGCCGCTCCCTGTGA
- a CDS encoding NAD(P)/FAD-dependent oxidoreductase, with translation MLEPANQVDVVIVGAGIAGLSAAHRLISAGVTTAVLEAAPYAGGRMSTEKVDGFRLDRIGQLLSTSYPALRLTPGLDSLVLRRFAPGVLLHRDGRVHRAGAPAGGGSARGALHVVRALASAPRGATAPPGRGGAPVGGAMDQARLGAALSRIAATPVERLLARPELPAAQALAARGVPARTVDGFLRPLLAALLCDPGLTTSSRCADLALRAFASGRLCVPEGGAEMLPELLARALPPGTVHTGVRVTSVSTTSVATAEHGEIRCRAVLLATDARAAAELLPGLRVPEFHPVTVVHHTTDEPAAAFATGSSLLLDADRGGPVAHTSVLSNVDPSRAPAGRVLISSTVLGTPPEGVDTAVRIHLSRLYGTSTRRWETLAVHHTPEAIPVMRPPHDLRRPVRLLAGLYVCGDHRDTSTVQGALHSSHRAVRALLTDLGAAGSIHRADPAPTLPEAA, from the coding sequence GTGCTTGAGCCCGCGAACCAGGTGGACGTCGTCATCGTGGGAGCCGGAATCGCCGGCCTCTCGGCGGCACACCGGCTCATCAGCGCAGGAGTAACGACCGCAGTCCTGGAGGCCGCCCCTTACGCGGGCGGCCGTATGTCGACGGAGAAGGTCGACGGCTTCCGGCTCGACCGCATCGGACAGCTGCTGTCCACGTCGTATCCCGCACTCCGGCTGACCCCGGGGCTGGACTCCCTGGTCCTGCGGCGCTTCGCGCCGGGCGTCCTGCTGCACCGCGACGGGCGCGTGCACCGGGCGGGCGCGCCGGCGGGCGGAGGGAGCGCAAGGGGCGCACTCCATGTGGTGCGCGCCCTCGCGAGCGCCCCGAGGGGCGCCACGGCGCCGCCCGGCCGGGGCGGGGCGCCGGTGGGCGGGGCGATGGACCAGGCGCGGCTGGGCGCGGCACTGAGCCGGATCGCCGCGACGCCGGTCGAACGGCTCCTCGCCCGTCCCGAACTGCCCGCCGCCCAGGCGCTCGCGGCCCGGGGCGTGCCGGCCCGCACCGTCGACGGCTTCCTGCGGCCGCTGCTCGCCGCGCTGCTGTGCGACCCGGGGCTGACCACCTCCAGCAGGTGCGCCGACCTCGCGCTGCGCGCCTTCGCGAGCGGGCGGCTGTGTGTGCCCGAGGGCGGCGCGGAGATGCTGCCGGAACTGCTCGCGCGGGCCCTGCCGCCGGGCACCGTGCACACCGGGGTGCGGGTCACCTCGGTCTCCACGACCTCGGTGGCCACCGCCGAGCACGGGGAGATCCGCTGCCGGGCGGTGCTGCTGGCGACCGACGCGCGCGCCGCGGCCGAACTGCTGCCGGGGCTCAGGGTGCCGGAGTTCCACCCGGTGACCGTGGTCCACCACACCACGGACGAGCCCGCGGCGGCGTTCGCCACCGGGTCGTCGCTGCTGCTGGACGCGGACCGGGGCGGGCCGGTGGCGCACACCTCGGTGCTCAGCAACGTGGACCCGAGCCGGGCGCCGGCCGGGCGGGTGCTGATCTCCTCGACGGTGCTCGGCACGCCGCCGGAGGGCGTGGACACCGCGGTGCGCATCCACCTCTCGCGGCTGTACGGCACCTCCACGCGCCGCTGGGAGACGCTGGCCGTGCACCACACCCCGGAGGCGATACCGGTGATGCGCCCGCCGCACGACCTGCGGCGCCCGGTACGGCTCCTGGCCGGCCTCTACGTCTGCGGCGACCACCGCGACACCAGCACCGTCCAGGGCGCCCTGCACTCCTCCCACCGGGCCGTGCGGGCCCTGTTGACCGATCTGGGCGCCGCCGGCTCCATCCACCGGGCCGACCCCGCGCCCACGCTGCCCGAGGCGGCCTGA
- a CDS encoding regulator: MTDRPAQRTPNRQLAALIAEAGFSNAGLARRVDQLGLEHGLDLRYDKTSVTRWLRGQQPRGTTPALIAEVFTRRLGRRLTAQDLGLDACAPVYAGLEFAATPEEAVDIVGGLWRKDSGSHAELRKIAFTPAGLVVPSRDWLIGRPDDRVAREPAPRVPAQGRPAGLGAPARGPAAPVARTRARGPLERVPGHRVGGGDIAALRSVGELFRALDDRFGGGHARQALVRYLEHECEPMLRGSYDEQTGRRLFAAAADLTRLAGWTSYDIAAHGLAQRYFVQALRLAQAAGDRPYGSFVLVTMSRQAVYLGHGREAVQLARVAQQGIGTGGPPAVQSLLHAAEARAHAVLGEVRACTAALVRAERALEAARPGDDVPYWARFFDEAQLADELGHCHRDLQQYRAAAQHAERSLQLRSPAYARSRLFCRVVLATARLGLGELDQACALAAEAAAQAADMRSARAIEYIRDFERRLEPHKDAAPVRSYREKAAVLG, from the coding sequence ATGACGGACCGACCCGCGCAGCGCACCCCCAACCGTCAGCTCGCCGCGCTCATCGCAGAGGCGGGGTTCTCCAACGCGGGTCTGGCCCGGCGCGTCGACCAGCTCGGCCTCGAACACGGGCTGGACCTGAGATACGACAAGACCTCCGTCACCCGCTGGCTGCGCGGTCAGCAGCCCCGGGGCACGACCCCCGCCCTGATCGCCGAGGTCTTCACCCGCCGGCTCGGACGCCGGCTCACGGCGCAGGATCTCGGCCTGGACGCGTGTGCGCCGGTGTACGCCGGGCTGGAGTTCGCGGCCACCCCGGAGGAGGCCGTGGACATCGTCGGCGGGCTGTGGCGCAAGGACTCCGGCAGCCATGCGGAGCTGCGCAAGATCGCCTTCACCCCGGCTGGGCTCGTCGTGCCCAGCCGGGACTGGCTGATCGGCCGGCCCGACGACCGGGTGGCCCGGGAACCGGCGCCCCGGGTGCCCGCGCAGGGCCGGCCGGCCGGGCTCGGTGCGCCGGCGCGCGGCCCGGCGGCGCCGGTGGCCCGGACGCGGGCGCGCGGACCGCTGGAGCGCGTCCCCGGCCACCGGGTCGGCGGCGGCGACATCGCGGCGCTGCGCTCGGTGGGCGAGCTGTTCCGCGCCCTGGACGACCGGTTCGGGGGCGGGCACGCCCGGCAGGCGCTGGTGCGCTACCTGGAGCACGAGTGCGAGCCGATGCTGCGCGGCAGCTACGACGAGCAGACCGGGCGGCGGCTGTTCGCGGCCGCCGCCGATCTGACCCGGCTCGCGGGCTGGACGTCGTACGACATCGCCGCGCACGGGCTGGCCCAGCGGTACTTTGTGCAGGCCCTGCGGCTGGCCCAGGCCGCGGGGGACCGGCCCTACGGCTCCTTCGTGCTGGTCACCATGAGCCGGCAGGCCGTCTACCTCGGGCACGGCAGGGAGGCCGTGCAGCTGGCGCGGGTCGCCCAGCAGGGGATCGGCACCGGCGGGCCGCCGGCGGTGCAGTCGCTGCTGCACGCGGCCGAGGCCCGGGCGCACGCGGTGCTCGGGGAGGTGCGGGCGTGCACCGCGGCGCTGGTGCGGGCCGAGCGCGCGCTGGAGGCGGCCCGGCCCGGGGACGACGTGCCGTACTGGGCGCGGTTCTTCGACGAGGCGCAGCTCGCGGACGAGCTGGGGCACTGCCACCGGGACCTCCAGCAGTACCGGGCGGCCGCCCAGCACGCCGAGCGGTCCCTCCAGTTGCGGTCCCCGGCGTACGCCCGCAGCCGGCTGTTCTGCCGGGTCGTGCTCGCCACGGCCCGGCTCGGCCTCGGCGAACTCGACCAGGCCTGTGCGCTGGCGGCCGAGGCCGCGGCCCAGGCGGCCGACATGCGCAGCGCCCGGGCCATCGAGTACATCCGCGACTTCGAACGCCGCCTGGAGCCCCACAAGGACGCCGCCCCGGTCAGGTCCTACCGGGAGAAGGCGGCGGTGCTGGGCTGA
- the lipB gene encoding lipoyl(octanoyl) transferase LipB — protein MSELRFVRMGFGADAVDYQEAWDEQRRVHAARFAGEIPDTVLLLEHPPVYTAGRRTEDSERPLDGTPVIDVDRGGKITWHGPGQLVGYPIQQLPRPVDVVAHVRRLEEALIRTCAEFGLETTRVEGRSGVWVLGDPLEQRPSLGGLSLDFDPRLTDEEFDPRLNGPEYAPSNAGQRREDRKIAQIGIRVAKGVTMHGFSFNVNPDMKWFDRIIPCGIRDAGVASLAGELGREITVEEVVPVVEKHLREVLENADLRPRPIEKASA, from the coding sequence GTGAGTGAGTTGCGGTTCGTCCGCATGGGGTTCGGCGCGGATGCCGTCGACTACCAGGAGGCCTGGGACGAGCAGCGCCGCGTGCACGCGGCCCGGTTCGCCGGTGAGATCCCGGACACCGTGCTGCTCCTGGAGCACCCGCCGGTGTACACGGCCGGGCGGCGCACCGAGGACAGCGAGCGTCCGCTGGACGGCACCCCGGTCATCGACGTGGACCGCGGCGGCAAGATCACCTGGCACGGCCCGGGCCAGCTGGTGGGCTACCCCATCCAGCAGCTCCCGCGCCCGGTGGACGTCGTCGCGCACGTGCGGCGCCTCGAGGAGGCCCTGATCCGCACCTGCGCCGAGTTCGGCCTGGAGACCACCCGGGTCGAGGGCCGCAGCGGCGTCTGGGTGCTCGGCGACCCCCTCGAGCAGCGGCCCTCGCTCGGCGGCCTCTCCCTCGACTTCGACCCGCGGCTGACCGACGAGGAGTTCGACCCCCGGCTGAACGGCCCCGAGTACGCCCCGTCCAACGCGGGTCAGCGCCGCGAGGACCGCAAGATCGCCCAGATCGGCATCCGCGTCGCCAAGGGCGTCACCATGCACGGCTTCTCGTTCAACGTGAACCCCGACATGAAGTGGTTCGACCGCATCATCCCGTGCGGCATCCGCGACGCGGGCGTGGCCTCCCTCGCCGGGGAGCTGGGCCGCGAGATCACCGTCGAGGAGGTCGTACCGGTGGTGGAGAAGCACCTGCGCGAGGTCCTGGAGAACGCGGACCTGCGGCCGAGGCCGATCGAGAAGGCGTCGGCCTGA
- the lipA gene encoding lipoyl synthase, translating to MSAVAPDGRKLLRLEVRNSQTPIERKPEWIKTRAKMGPEYTKMQNLVKSEGLHTVCQEAGCPNIYECWEDREATFLIGGDQCTRRCDFCQIDTGKPEALDRDEPRRVGESVVTMDLNYATITGVARDDLDDGGAWLYAETVRQIHRQTAGREGGRTKVELLAPDFNAVPEQLAEVFDSRPEVFAHNVETVPRIFKRIRPGFRYERSLRVITEARDFGLVTKSNLILGMGETREEISEALKQLHEAGCELITITQYLRPSVRHHPVERWVKPQEFVELKEEAEQIGFSGVMSGPLVRSSYRAGRLYQMAIEKRGSYVASQAV from the coding sequence GTGTCCGCAGTCGCACCCGACGGACGCAAATTGCTGCGCCTGGAGGTCCGCAACAGCCAGACCCCCATCGAGCGCAAGCCCGAGTGGATCAAGACCCGGGCGAAAATGGGCCCCGAGTACACCAAGATGCAGAACCTCGTGAAGAGCGAGGGCCTGCACACGGTCTGCCAGGAAGCCGGCTGCCCCAACATCTACGAGTGCTGGGAGGACCGCGAGGCGACCTTCCTCATCGGCGGCGACCAGTGCACCCGGCGCTGTGACTTCTGCCAGATCGACACCGGCAAGCCCGAGGCGCTGGACCGCGACGAGCCCCGCCGCGTCGGCGAGTCCGTGGTCACCATGGACCTCAACTACGCCACCATCACCGGCGTCGCCCGCGACGACCTCGACGACGGCGGCGCCTGGCTGTACGCCGAGACGGTGCGCCAGATCCACCGGCAGACGGCCGGGCGCGAGGGCGGCCGCACCAAGGTCGAGCTGCTGGCCCCGGACTTCAACGCGGTCCCGGAGCAGCTGGCCGAGGTCTTCGACTCCCGCCCCGAGGTCTTCGCGCACAACGTGGAGACCGTGCCCCGGATCTTCAAGCGGATCCGCCCCGGCTTCCGCTACGAGCGCTCCCTGAGGGTGATCACCGAGGCCCGCGACTTCGGCCTGGTCACCAAGTCCAACCTGATCCTCGGCATGGGCGAGACCCGCGAGGAGATCAGCGAGGCGCTGAAGCAGCTGCACGAGGCCGGCTGCGAGCTGATCACCATCACCCAGTACCTGCGCCCCTCCGTGCGCCACCACCCGGTGGAGCGCTGGGTCAAGCCGCAGGAGTTCGTGGAGCTGAAGGAGGAGGCCGAGCAGATCGGCTTCTCCGGTGTGATGTCCGGCCCGCTGGTGCGCTCCTCGTACCGCGCCGGCCGCCTGTACCAGATGGCGATCGAGAAGCGGGGCAGCTACGTCGCCAGCCAGGCGGTGTGA
- a CDS encoding DUF4191 domain-containing protein: MARKETAADAANAGRLKQIALTYRMTRKVDTKIGLVLAAVGLGTLAVFLVIGFLIGHPVYLGVFGLLVGLLATAVVFGRRAERAAFGQMEGQPGAAAAVLDNVGRGWTTTPAVAMNRSQDVVHRAVGKAGIVLVAEGNPNRVKSLLAAEKKKMNRIVADVPVHDIIVGTGEGQVELKKLRTTMLKYPRVLTGPQVTATNDRLRALGDLMSNMPVPKGPMPKGMKLPKGGPRGR, translated from the coding sequence ATGGCGAGGAAGGAAACCGCGGCGGACGCCGCGAATGCCGGGCGACTGAAGCAGATCGCCCTCACGTACCGGATGACCCGCAAGGTCGACACCAAGATCGGCCTGGTGCTCGCGGCCGTCGGTCTCGGCACGCTCGCGGTGTTCCTCGTGATCGGCTTCTTGATCGGCCACCCGGTGTACCTGGGCGTCTTCGGTCTGCTGGTCGGCCTGCTGGCGACGGCGGTGGTGTTCGGCCGCCGGGCCGAGCGGGCGGCCTTCGGTCAGATGGAGGGCCAGCCGGGCGCCGCGGCGGCGGTGCTGGACAACGTCGGCCGGGGCTGGACCACCACCCCGGCGGTGGCGATGAACCGCAGCCAGGACGTCGTGCACCGCGCGGTCGGCAAGGCCGGCATCGTGCTGGTCGCCGAGGGCAACCCGAACCGGGTGAAGAGCCTGCTGGCCGCCGAGAAGAAGAAGATGAACCGCATCGTCGCCGACGTCCCGGTGCACGACATCATCGTGGGCACCGGCGAGGGCCAGGTCGAGCTGAAGAAGCTGCGCACCACCATGCTCAAGTACCCGCGCGTGCTCACCGGCCCCCAGGTCACCGCCACCAACGACCGGCTGCGCGCCCTGGGCGACCTGATGAGCAACATGCCGGTGCCGAAGGGCCCGATGCCCAAGGGCATGAAGCTGCCGAAGGGCGGCCCGCGCGGCCGCTAG
- a CDS encoding RDD family protein, with the protein MDNRQAIGSWLSGPRAAMEEAGADFGYRGEQLGLPEDGPNSLARPGRRLGAIAVDWGLSVLIAYSLITHGYSQATSNWALGVFFVMSVLTVGTIGFTPGKRLFGIRVVALETGTVNPLRSLLRTVLLCLAIPALVWDRDGRGLHDRLAKTVEVRA; encoded by the coding sequence GTGGACAACAGGCAGGCAATCGGATCGTGGCTCTCCGGCCCGCGCGCGGCCATGGAAGAGGCCGGCGCGGACTTCGGGTACCGGGGCGAACAGCTGGGTCTGCCGGAGGACGGGCCGAACTCCCTCGCCCGGCCCGGCAGGCGACTCGGCGCCATCGCGGTGGACTGGGGCCTCAGCGTCCTGATCGCATACAGCCTGATCACGCACGGCTACAGCCAGGCCACCAGCAACTGGGCGCTCGGCGTCTTCTTCGTGATGAGCGTCCTGACGGTCGGCACCATCGGCTTCACCCCGGGCAAGCGCCTGTTCGGCATCCGGGTCGTGGCCCTGGAGACCGGCACCGTCAACCCGCTGCGTTCGCTGCTGCGCACGGTCCTGCTCTGCCTCGCCATCCCCGCCCTGGTCTGGGACCGCGACGGCCGCGGCCTGCACGACCGGCTCGCCAAGACCGTCGAGGTCCGCGCCTGA